The Pedobacter mucosus genome window below encodes:
- a CDS encoding DUF294 nucleotidyltransferase-like domain-containing protein produces MDDKLIFLKKYAPFKNLPEDILFRTANLLETIKYVKDELIYEQGSKKLKGIEIIVSGVFETYFLDSGKNKRKDELYETGSTYGGISILFNKKKSLKNVFVKKGTVTYFLPRKEFKRLATEHEEVFNYFANDFGKRMLDDDYAHFYRNAIDPEDNYLALDQLYSVKIKDISYKKISSSSPETPIFEVANKMAKDKTSCLFIKDEHNVFLGFVTDITLRDRVIAKQFNPQLPVSEIMDVEIITISTNAYVYEAILLMFSSKARYLLVEKDGEYVGFLSRNRLLSEQAQSPLIFIQSVKSAIDTAELKTKWEKVPSIVAQLLSRGVHAEIVNEVITTIADTISSKIISEVIAKLGPPPAKFVFMVLGSEGRKELSLKTDQDNAIIHEDTSVEKRAMVRAYFLDFATQVSDKLNYVGFVYCDGDYMASNPNWTHSLSHWKYNYANWIEESLPEAAVKFAAFFDCRAIYGDISIMDDLRNFVDEELQKPIEKFYAYLTKNALLYEPPLTYFKNIRTQKIDSKEVFDIKTAMTPIVDLVRVYALQNRIFQKENTGERLKALKALNIFSEMQFNELMQSYYYLMGLRLKNQAQQILKDNKEPNNLIEINSLSKIEKVTLIEIFKTIQNFQSGIRMKFTNSLG; encoded by the coding sequence ATGGATGACAAGTTAATTTTCCTGAAAAAATATGCTCCTTTTAAAAATCTACCAGAGGATATTCTGTTTAGAACTGCTAATTTATTAGAAACCATTAAATATGTTAAGGATGAATTAATTTATGAGCAAGGAAGCAAAAAGTTAAAAGGAATAGAAATAATTGTTAGCGGCGTTTTCGAAACTTACTTTTTAGACAGTGGTAAGAACAAAAGAAAAGATGAGCTTTACGAAACCGGTTCTACCTATGGAGGAATTTCAATTCTATTTAATAAGAAAAAATCGTTAAAAAATGTTTTCGTAAAAAAAGGAACGGTTACTTATTTTCTTCCCAGAAAAGAGTTTAAAAGGCTTGCTACAGAACATGAAGAAGTCTTCAATTACTTCGCTAATGACTTTGGGAAAAGAATGCTCGATGATGACTACGCTCACTTTTATAGAAATGCCATAGATCCTGAAGACAATTACCTAGCCTTAGATCAACTATATTCGGTTAAAATAAAGGATATTAGTTATAAAAAAATTTCAAGTTCTTCACCCGAAACTCCAATTTTTGAAGTTGCCAATAAAATGGCTAAAGATAAAACAAGCTGTCTGTTTATAAAAGATGAACATAACGTTTTTTTAGGCTTCGTAACGGATATCACTTTAAGGGATCGAGTTATTGCAAAACAATTTAATCCACAGCTTCCTGTTAGCGAAATAATGGATGTTGAGATTATTACAATTTCGACGAATGCTTATGTATACGAAGCAATTTTATTAATGTTTAGTAGTAAAGCTCGTTATCTTTTAGTAGAAAAAGATGGAGAATATGTTGGTTTCTTAAGTAGAAATAGACTTTTAAGTGAGCAGGCTCAGTCTCCTTTAATTTTCATTCAATCGGTAAAGTCGGCAATTGATACGGCAGAATTGAAAACAAAATGGGAAAAAGTTCCAAGTATTGTAGCGCAATTATTAAGTAGAGGAGTTCATGCGGAGATTGTAAATGAAGTAATAACCACCATTGCAGATACCATTTCTTCGAAAATTATTTCAGAGGTTATTGCGAAATTAGGCCCGCCGCCTGCCAAATTTGTTTTTATGGTGTTAGGTAGTGAAGGAAGAAAAGAACTGAGTTTAAAAACAGATCAAGATAATGCGATTATCCATGAGGATACTTCCGTAGAAAAACGGGCTATGGTTAGGGCATATTTTTTGGACTTTGCAACGCAGGTTTCGGATAAACTAAACTACGTAGGTTTCGTTTATTGCGATGGAGATTATATGGCATCTAACCCAAATTGGACACATTCCTTATCGCATTGGAAATACAATTATGCAAATTGGATTGAAGAATCACTCCCTGAGGCAGCCGTCAAATTTGCAGCATTTTTCGATTGCAGGGCAATTTATGGCGACATATCAATAATGGATGATCTTCGGAATTTTGTGGATGAAGAGCTTCAAAAACCGATTGAAAAATTTTATGCCTACTTAACGAAAAACGCATTACTTTACGAGCCACCACTCACCTATTTCAAAAATATTAGAACTCAAAAAATAGACAGTAAGGAAGTATTTGATATTAAAACGGCAATGACGCCAATTGTCGATCTTGTTCGGGTTTACGCCTTACAAAACCGAATATTTCAAAAGGAAAACACTGGCGAAAGACTTAAAGCACTTAAAGCGCTAAATATTTTTAGTGAAATGCAGTTTAATGAACTGATGCAATCTTATTATTATTTAATGGGCTTAAGGTTAAAAAATCAAGCTCAGCAAATTTTGAAGGATAACAAAGAGCCAAATAATCTAATTGAAATAAACTCTTTATCAAAAATTGAGAAGGTTACGCTTATCGAAATTTTTAAAACCATTCAAAATTTTCAAAGTGGAATTAGGATGAAGTTTACCAATAGCTTAGGGTAA
- the trpA gene encoding tryptophan synthase subunit alpha — translation MNRIKQLFEKKKNILSIYYTAGYPNIGDTIEIAEALQRSGADMLEIGFPYSDPVADGPVIQASSKQSLDQGMTLKILFEQLKDLRKNVNIPVLLMGYVNPVLQFGVENFCKACEEVGIDGCIVPDLPMVEYEEFHKECFEKHNISNIFLITPQTADERIHKIDGLSNGFIYLLSSSATTGKNLEVGNITETYFSRVAAMNLKNPTMIGFGISDKITFDKACQYANGAIIGTAFVKAIANGNLDESVSDFMKTFKN, via the coding sequence ATGAACAGAATCAAACAACTCTTCGAAAAGAAGAAAAACATATTATCGATTTATTACACGGCTGGTTATCCAAATATTGGCGATACCATAGAAATAGCAGAAGCGCTACAAAGATCAGGCGCAGATATGCTCGAAATTGGTTTTCCATATTCAGATCCCGTAGCTGATGGGCCGGTTATTCAAGCAAGTAGTAAACAATCTTTAGATCAAGGGATGACGCTTAAAATTTTATTCGAACAGCTGAAAGACCTGCGTAAAAATGTTAATATTCCTGTTTTATTAATGGGTTATGTAAATCCTGTTTTGCAGTTTGGTGTAGAAAATTTCTGTAAAGCTTGTGAGGAAGTGGGAATTGATGGTTGTATCGTTCCTGATTTGCCAATGGTCGAATATGAAGAATTTCATAAGGAATGCTTTGAGAAACATAACATCAGCAACATATTTTTGATAACGCCTCAAACAGCTGATGAACGTATTCATAAAATTGATGGTTTAAGTAATGGCTTTATTTATCTTCTATCATCATCAGCTACAACAGGTAAGAATTTAGAAGTAGGTAACATAACCGAAACTTATTTTAGTAGGGTTGCTGCAATGAATTTAAAAAATCCTACGATGATCGGCTTTGGTATAAGTGATAAAATTACTTTTGATAAAGCTTGCCAATACGCAAATGGAGCAATAATCGGTACTGCATTTGTTAAAGCTATTGCAAATGGAAATTTAGACGAGAGCGTAAGTGATTTTATGAAAACGTTTAAAAATTAG
- the trpB gene encoding tryptophan synthase subunit beta, giving the protein MKYKVNEKGYYGDFGGAYIPEMLYPNVEELRQNYLKIIDDVDFQKEFHQLMKDYVGRPSPLYLAKRLSARYGANIFLKREDLNHTGAHKINNTIGQILLAEKLGKKRIIAETGAGQHGVATATVCALRNLECVIYMGEVDIERQAPNVSRMKMLGAKVVPASSGSKTLKDATNEAMRDWINNPVDTHYIIGSVVGPHPYPDMVAIFQSIISEETKRQLIEQTGNDQPDYVLACVGGGSNAMGMFYHFMDDENVKLFAVEAAGRGVSSGFSAATTYLGKEGVLHGSRSILMQTEDGQVVEPHSVSAGLDYPGIGPQHAHLFKSGRGKYVSITDEESLDAGLLLTQLEGIIPAIESAHALAYLEKMEFKAGENVVVCLSGRGDKDLDTYIKYFNL; this is encoded by the coding sequence ATGAAATATAAAGTAAACGAAAAAGGATATTATGGAGATTTTGGTGGAGCATACATTCCAGAGATGCTTTATCCAAACGTTGAAGAATTGCGTCAAAATTATTTAAAGATTATTGATGATGTCGATTTTCAAAAGGAATTTCATCAATTAATGAAAGATTATGTTGGCCGTCCTTCGCCATTATATCTTGCGAAGAGATTGTCAGCAAGGTACGGTGCAAATATTTTCTTAAAAAGAGAAGATTTAAATCATACAGGAGCTCATAAAATAAATAACACTATCGGACAAATTTTGCTTGCAGAAAAACTGGGTAAAAAGCGCATTATAGCCGAAACTGGTGCTGGTCAGCATGGTGTTGCAACAGCTACAGTTTGTGCTTTACGCAATTTGGAGTGCGTAATTTATATGGGTGAAGTTGATATTGAGCGCCAGGCTCCTAATGTTTCCCGCATGAAAATGTTAGGCGCAAAGGTTGTTCCTGCAAGTTCTGGTAGCAAAACCTTAAAAGATGCAACGAACGAAGCGATGCGAGATTGGATTAATAATCCGGTTGATACACATTATATCATTGGTTCGGTAGTTGGTCCGCATCCTTATCCTGATATGGTAGCAATTTTCCAGTCTATAATTTCTGAAGAGACTAAAAGACAGTTAATTGAGCAAACTGGCAATGATCAGCCTGATTATGTTTTAGCCTGTGTAGGTGGCGGAAGTAATGCCATGGGAATGTTTTACCATTTTATGGATGATGAAAACGTAAAGTTATTTGCGGTAGAAGCAGCTGGAAGAGGTGTAAGTAGTGGCTTTTCTGCAGCAACAACTTACCTTGGCAAAGAGGGCGTTTTACATGGTAGCCGAAGTATTTTAATGCAAACCGAAGATGGTCAAGTAGTAGAACCACATTCCGTTTCAGCTGGATTGGATTACCCAGGTATTGGCCCGCAACATGCACATTTATTCAAATCTGGTCGTGGTAAATATGTTTCAATAACTGATGAAGAAAGTCTAGATGCTGGTTTATTACTTACTCAATTAGAAGGAATTATACCTGCTATTGAAAGCGCACATGCATTGGCTTATCTCGAGAAAATGGAATTTAAAGCTGGCGAAAATGTTGTTGTTTGTTTATCAGGCCGTGGCGATAAAGATTTAGATACTTACATTAAATATTTTAATTTATAA
- a CDS encoding phosphoribosylanthranilate isomerase — protein sequence MKKLKLKVCGMKFAANIAAIAALKPDYLGFIFYDKSPRYISEVSAELIKYIPSEIKTVGVFVNEDLEAVKKKVNLYHLKAVQLHGNESPEYCKDIKSTFINLEVIKAFGVDEDFDFSTLNSYYSVVDYFLFDTKTNAHGGSGKVFDWKILEKYTFDKPYFLSGGIDLKHAKKILQIDDFRLYALDINSRFEIEPGVKDVDQIKEFVKEMNTL from the coding sequence ATGAAAAAACTAAAACTTAAAGTTTGTGGAATGAAATTCGCGGCTAATATTGCTGCAATTGCTGCGTTAAAACCCGATTATTTAGGTTTTATTTTCTACGATAAATCCCCAAGATATATTAGCGAAGTTTCTGCAGAATTGATTAAATATATTCCTTCCGAAATTAAAACTGTTGGTGTTTTTGTTAATGAGGATTTGGAAGCGGTTAAAAAAAAAGTAAATCTATATCACTTAAAAGCTGTTCAGTTACATGGAAATGAATCACCTGAATATTGCAAGGATATAAAATCAACATTTATTAATCTAGAAGTGATTAAAGCTTTTGGTGTTGATGAAGATTTTGATTTTTCTACGCTAAATAGTTATTATAGTGTTGTTGATTACTTTTTATTTGATACAAAAACGAATGCTCATGGTGGCTCTGGGAAAGTGTTTGATTGGAAGATTTTAGAAAAATATACGTTTGATAAACCTTATTTTTTAAGTGGAGGAATTGATTTAAAGCATGCGAAGAAAATATTGCAGATTGATGATTTTCGATTATATGCCTTAGATATTAATAGCCGATTCGAAATTGAACCAGGTGTTAAAGATGTTGATCAGATTAAAGAATTTGTCAAAGAAATGAATACATTATAA
- the trpD gene encoding anthranilate phosphoribosyltransferase, which translates to MKKILNHLFENKSFSREEAKNILISITEGAFNASQIAAFMTAYAMRNITVDELQGFRDAMLDLCLKTDFSNYELIDLCGTGGDGKDTFNISTLSSFVVAGAGYQVAKHGNYGVSSSCGSSNVMEYLGYSFTSDQDVLKRNLDTAGICFLHAPLFNPAMKIVAPIRKELGIKTFFNMLGPMVNPSQPKYQMVGVFSLELARLYNYLYQDTAKNYTIVHALEGYDEISLTCDVKTFNNKGESILTLNDMGFEKVAAADIVGGNSIESSAKIFMDVLNGEATDVQNNVVLCNSALAIKTIKTSATFADCFYEAEESLMSKKALNSFKKLVA; encoded by the coding sequence ATGAAAAAGATATTAAATCATTTATTCGAAAATAAAAGTTTCAGTAGGGAAGAAGCGAAAAATATTCTGATCTCCATTACAGAAGGAGCGTTTAATGCCTCTCAAATTGCGGCTTTTATGACTGCCTATGCCATGCGCAATATTACGGTTGATGAGTTGCAGGGTTTCAGAGATGCAATGCTTGATTTATGTTTGAAAACGGATTTCTCTAACTATGAATTAATTGATCTTTGTGGCACTGGTGGTGATGGAAAAGACACTTTTAATATATCTACACTTTCTTCTTTCGTAGTTGCTGGTGCAGGTTATCAGGTTGCAAAACATGGCAATTATGGGGTTTCATCCAGCTGCGGTTCATCCAATGTTATGGAATATTTAGGTTACAGCTTTACAAGTGATCAAGATGTTTTAAAGCGGAATTTAGATACTGCTGGAATTTGCTTTCTACATGCGCCTTTATTCAATCCGGCTATGAAAATTGTAGCCCCAATTCGTAAAGAATTAGGAATTAAAACGTTTTTTAACATGTTAGGACCGATGGTAAATCCATCACAGCCAAAATATCAAATGGTGGGTGTTTTTAGTTTAGAATTAGCTCGGTTGTACAATTATTTATATCAGGATACTGCTAAAAATTATACTATTGTACATGCATTGGAAGGTTATGATGAAATTTCTCTAACCTGCGATGTTAAAACTTTTAATAACAAAGGCGAAAGTATTTTAACGCTAAATGATATGGGTTTTGAGAAAGTTGCTGCCGCGGATATTGTAGGTGGAAATTCAATAGAATCATCAGCAAAAATATTTATGGATGTTTTAAATGGCGAAGCTACAGATGTTCAGAATAACGTAGTATTATGTAATTCTGCTCTAGCAATTAAGACCATAAAAACTTCTGCAACCTTTGCTGATTGTTTTTATGAGGCCGAAGAATCGTTAATGAGCAAAAAAGCTTTAAACAGTTTTAAGAAGTTAGTAGCCTAA
- a CDS encoding ion channel yields MAFFKRKVQFNDDLGFGSSPVIKNQRVLNTDGTPNIERTGLPWFKFDDTYTRLVTMSWPRFFFIILIVYLVVNTIFAVAYNIVGIENLNGAKGTTLRDQFFDAFFFSAQTISTVGYGHISPQGFITSILAAFESMLGLLAFALATGLLYGRFSRPTSRVSFSKKMVIAPYQNHKGLMCRLVNMRKNSLIDVVVQMFMTFNETVDGKLKRSFYPLALERSKISVLSLNWTLVHPITEDSPMFEKTLDELKVAEVEIFVILRAFDDTFAQTIHTRTSYQDEDIQANAKFEIMHYHNEEGKTVLDFSKLNDTQTAVVD; encoded by the coding sequence ATGGCTTTCTTTAAAAGAAAAGTACAATTTAATGATGATTTGGGCTTTGGCTCAAGTCCGGTGATAAAAAACCAGCGGGTTTTAAATACCGATGGAACCCCTAATATTGAACGTACAGGTTTACCATGGTTTAAATTCGACGATACTTATACCCGTTTGGTTACGATGAGTTGGCCAAGATTTTTCTTCATCATTTTAATTGTATACCTTGTTGTAAATACAATTTTTGCGGTTGCATATAACATTGTTGGTATCGAAAATCTTAACGGCGCAAAAGGCACTACCCTACGCGATCAATTTTTTGATGCGTTCTTCTTTTCCGCACAAACCATCTCTACCGTTGGTTACGGGCATATTTCTCCACAAGGATTTATTACCAGTATTCTCGCTGCCTTTGAAAGCATGCTCGGTTTGCTGGCTTTTGCTTTGGCGACCGGATTGCTTTATGGTCGTTTTAGCCGGCCAACTTCGAGGGTTTCTTTCAGCAAAAAGATGGTTATTGCACCTTACCAAAATCACAAGGGTTTGATGTGCCGATTGGTTAATATGAGAAAAAACTCTTTAATTGATGTTGTAGTGCAAATGTTCATGACTTTTAATGAAACCGTGGATGGTAAATTGAAAAGAAGTTTTTATCCCTTAGCGTTAGAACGCAGTAAAATTAGCGTACTCTCTTTAAACTGGACCCTTGTTCACCCGATTACGGAAGATAGCCCGATGTTTGAAAAAACTTTAGACGAATTAAAAGTCGCTGAGGTAGAAATTTTTGTGATTTTGCGGGCTTTCGATGATACTTTCGCTCAAACTATTCATACCAGAACCAGTTATCAGGATGAAGATATTCAAGCAAATGCTAAGTTCGAAATTATGCACTATCATAATGAAGAAGGTAAAACTGTATTGGATTTTAGCAAACTTAACGATACTCAGACAGCAGTTGTTGATTAG
- a CDS encoding alpha/beta hydrolase translates to MIKYLVLIMLLFQTIITSAQVKSAKNINYANNSEVENTLNIFYKNDDIKDKPVLVFIHGGSWSSGKKETYWWLGRNFARKGIVTVIINYPLAPNAQYEKMSNDCALAIKWVQQNIANYTASADKIFVMGHSAGAHLSELINADPKYFKHARIKNPIKGVILNDPFGLDLYEYLTTAEKDNFYFDFIRTFTVNTATWKLASPLDYVSNIKNPHLLFYGEKTYPAIKLQTPRLYEKLKANNIPVEIKEIKGKSHVPMISQMIFGGNDLYKDIVKFIEKEVAN, encoded by the coding sequence ATGATAAAATACCTGGTTTTAATAATGCTCTTGTTCCAAACAATAATAACTTCAGCGCAAGTAAAATCTGCAAAAAATATAAATTACGCTAACAATTCAGAAGTAGAAAATACGCTTAATATTTTTTACAAAAATGATGATATAAAGGATAAACCAGTTTTGGTTTTCATTCATGGCGGATCTTGGAGTAGTGGAAAGAAAGAAACTTATTGGTGGTTAGGTAGAAATTTTGCTCGAAAAGGCATTGTTACCGTTATCATTAATTATCCATTAGCTCCAAATGCTCAGTATGAAAAAATGAGTAATGATTGTGCTTTAGCTATAAAATGGGTTCAACAAAATATTGCTAACTATACCGCAAGTGCTGATAAAATATTTGTAATGGGGCATTCTGCAGGCGCTCACTTAAGCGAACTTATAAATGCAGACCCAAAATATTTTAAACACGCAAGAATTAAAAATCCAATTAAGGGTGTTATCTTAAACGATCCATTTGGATTGGATTTATATGAATATTTAACGACTGCAGAGAAAGACAATTTTTATTTTGATTTTATTCGAACGTTTACGGTTAATACGGCAACCTGGAAATTAGCTTCTCCGCTGGATTATGTAAGCAATATTAAAAATCCCCATTTGCTTTTTTATGGCGAAAAAACGTACCCGGCAATTAAATTGCAAACACCAAGATTATACGAAAAGTTGAAAGCAAATAACATTCCTGTAGAAATTAAGGAAATTAAAGGCAAAAGTCATGTTCCAATGATTAGTCAGATGATATTTGGAGGTAATGATTTGTATAAGGATATTGTGAAGTTTATTGAAAAAGAAGTAGCTAATTAA
- a CDS encoding SDR family oxidoreductase, with protein sequence MNFKDKVVIITGASSGIGKACAEEFAKRGANLVLAARQYVTLCEITADLEQKYNIRAVAVQADVSKESDCELIIKQTLISFNKIDILVNNAGLSMRALFNDLDLSVLKNLMDVNFWGTVYCTKFALPEILKTKGTIVGVSSIAGYRGLPGRTGYSASKFAMNGFMESLRTELLKTGVNVLVACPGFTTSNIRVAALAKDGVAHGETSMEEGKMMTSEEVASIIANGIEQRKRTLIMTGQGKIAVWMNKLFPAFVDKKVFDLFAKEKNPLIKG encoded by the coding sequence ATGAATTTTAAAGATAAAGTGGTCATTATCACAGGTGCATCAAGCGGAATAGGAAAAGCTTGTGCAGAAGAATTTGCAAAACGTGGCGCCAATTTAGTATTGGCAGCTCGTCAATATGTTACGCTTTGCGAGATTACTGCAGATTTAGAGCAAAAATATAACATTAGAGCTGTTGCTGTTCAGGCTGATGTAAGCAAAGAATCCGATTGTGAATTAATCATCAAACAAACACTAATTTCTTTTAACAAAATAGATATTTTGGTTAATAATGCTGGTTTATCCATGCGTGCTTTATTTAACGATCTTGATTTATCAGTGCTTAAAAACCTAATGGATGTGAATTTTTGGGGGACAGTTTATTGCACAAAATTTGCGCTACCAGAAATTTTAAAAACCAAAGGAACGATTGTCGGCGTATCATCAATTGCAGGTTATAGGGGTTTACCTGGAAGGACCGGTTATTCAGCATCTAAATTTGCGATGAATGGTTTTATGGAATCATTACGGACTGAACTTTTGAAAACCGGCGTAAATGTGTTGGTTGCTTGTCCTGGTTTTACAACTTCAAATATTCGCGTTGCAGCTTTAGCGAAAGATGGTGTTGCCCATGGTGAAACAAGTATGGAAGAGGGTAAGATGATGACTTCTGAAGAAGTGGCGAGTATTATTGCCAATGGCATTGAACAGCGTAAACGCACTTTAATTATGACAGGGCAAGGAAAAATTGCTGTTTGGATGAATAAGCTGTTCCCTGCATTTGTTGATAAAAAGGTTTTCGATTTGTTTGCGAAAGAGAAGAATCCGTTGATAAAAGGGTAA
- the recR gene encoding recombination mediator RecR — translation MNFSSKLLEDAVNEFSKLPGVGKKTALRLVLHLLNKEQEEVNQFGNTLIKLKQQIKNCTICRNISDYDICEICTSQKRDKKTICVVEDTRDVMAIENTSQYFGVYHVLGGLISPMDGIGPADLFIDGLVMRVAKGEIQEVILALSPNMEGDTTLFYLFKKLKDFNIPITTIARGIAFGGELEYTDEITLGRSIITRVPYETAMMK, via the coding sequence ATGAACTTTTCATCCAAACTGCTGGAAGATGCGGTAAACGAATTCTCAAAATTGCCTGGTGTTGGAAAAAAAACGGCTTTAAGGTTAGTTCTGCACCTTTTAAATAAGGAACAAGAGGAAGTTAATCAGTTTGGAAATACGCTAATTAAGCTAAAACAACAGATTAAAAATTGCACTATTTGCCGTAATATTTCTGACTACGATATCTGCGAAATTTGTACATCGCAAAAGCGAGATAAGAAAACGATTTGCGTTGTCGAAGATACTCGCGATGTAATGGCGATTGAAAATACTTCTCAATATTTTGGTGTTTACCATGTTTTAGGCGGCTTAATTTCGCCAATGGACGGAATTGGACCAGCGGATTTATTTATTGATGGACTCGTAATGCGGGTTGCTAAAGGAGAAATACAAGAAGTAATTTTAGCATTAAGTCCTAATATGGAAGGAGATACAACACTTTTTTACCTATTTAAAAAGTTAAAGGATTTTAATATTCCCATTACAACCATTGCAAGAGGAATTGCTTTTGGTGGCGAATTAGAATATACGGACGAAATTACTTTAGGACGTTCTATAATTACTAGAGTTCCGTATGAAACCGCAATGATGAAGTAA
- a CDS encoding sodium:solute symporter: protein MSPTILLCFLIGYFLVLIIISFVTSKNSSDNSSFFIANRNSKWYLVAFGMIGTALSGVTFISVPGEVGAPGGNQFQYFQFVLGNAVGFIIIATVLLPLYYRMKLTSIYSYIEQRLGHYSYKTAASIFLLSRTLGSATRLYLVVIVLQRFIFDNYGIPFWLTVLISLALIWSYTFKGGLKTIIITDTLQTFFLVLSVFLTIYFICSSLGFDIPHAFETIKTSSYSKIFFLNDFLINKFYFSKQFIGGIFVTIAMTGLDQDLMQKNLSMGTIKEAQKNMFTFTGVFVILNVFFLSVGALLYIFAAKNGIDIPLDHLTGKPRTDLLFPEIALNNLGAVPAIIFMLGLTAATFATTDSALTALTTSFCVDFLGMDKAENLNAKDAVKKRHAVHVAFSILMFLVIIIINMLNSSSVVSLIFTIASYTYGPLLGLYSFGLFVKKRGLHDKLVPIVCILSPFLCYLLSTYSTTLLGGYVFSVELILINGLITFIGLLIISKKTDKQTQF from the coding sequence ATGTCGCCAACCATTCTATTGTGTTTTTTAATCGGATATTTCTTAGTGCTGATTATAATTTCATTTGTAACCTCAAAAAACTCCTCTGATAATTCTTCGTTTTTTATAGCCAACAGAAACTCAAAATGGTATTTGGTAGCATTTGGCATGATTGGAACGGCGCTTTCGGGCGTTACGTTTATTTCTGTTCCTGGTGAAGTTGGTGCGCCAGGCGGAAATCAATTTCAATATTTCCAGTTTGTATTAGGCAACGCAGTTGGTTTTATAATAATAGCTACGGTTTTATTGCCGCTTTATTATCGCATGAAACTGACTTCAATTTACAGTTACATAGAGCAACGTTTAGGGCATTATAGCTATAAAACTGCCGCATCAATATTTTTATTAAGTCGAACGCTTGGTTCTGCAACAAGATTATATTTAGTTGTGATTGTTTTACAGCGTTTTATTTTCGATAATTATGGAATACCTTTTTGGCTAACAGTTCTAATATCTCTGGCGCTAATTTGGTCTTATACTTTTAAAGGCGGCTTAAAAACGATTATAATAACCGATACTTTGCAAACTTTCTTTCTCGTTTTATCTGTTTTTTTAACAATATATTTTATTTGCAGCAGCTTAGGTTTCGATATTCCTCATGCATTCGAAACCATAAAAACCAGCAGTTATTCAAAAATATTTTTCTTAAATGATTTTCTGATAAACAAGTTTTACTTCAGCAAACAGTTTATTGGAGGGATATTCGTTACCATAGCAATGACAGGTTTAGACCAAGATTTAATGCAGAAAAACCTTAGTATGGGAACCATTAAAGAGGCCCAAAAAAACATGTTTACATTTACTGGTGTATTTGTAATATTGAATGTTTTCTTTTTGAGCGTAGGTGCACTATTGTACATTTTTGCTGCTAAAAATGGTATTGATATTCCATTAGATCACCTTACTGGGAAACCGAGAACAGATTTATTATTTCCAGAAATTGCCTTAAATAATCTGGGCGCTGTGCCTGCAATTATATTTATGCTAGGTTTAACAGCTGCAACTTTCGCAACTACAGATTCGGCGCTTACCGCATTAACTACCTCATTCTGTGTTGATTTTTTAGGAATGGATAAAGCTGAAAACTTAAATGCTAAAGATGCTGTTAAAAAACGTCATGCTGTTCATGTAGCCTTTTCGATTTTAATGTTTTTAGTAATCATTATTATTAATATGCTCAACAGTTCATCAGTGGTAAGCTTAATTTTCACAATTGCATCCTACACTTATGGCCCGTTATTAGGATTGTATAGTTTTGGTTTATTTGTAAAAAAACGAGGTTTACACGACAAATTAGTACCCATAGTATGTATTTTATCACCTTTTTTATGTTACTTGCTTTCAACGTATTCAACCACTTTATTAGGCGGTTACGTATTTAGTGTCGAACTTATTCTTATAAACGGTTTGATCACATTTATAGGCTTGTTAATTATTAGTAAAAAAACTGATAAACAAACCCAATTTTAA